The nucleotide window AGCGTCTTCAGTTCCTCGCTGGCTGTCGGAAGAAGACGATGGCGAACATGATTCGGAAGAGTGCAGCGGAATGCAAGAACCGCCCGCGACGCCGGTCGCCCGCGATGAGCTAGCCTTAAGGCGTCACAGATTCTTCTCCGATTTGTTGCACGCCGCGCAAAACGCGACGGAGCACAGAGTGAGGTTCGACCCCCTAGGACCGATGGTGCACGCTGGTTAGGGTCCACCCTAAATTCATTTCCTACTTTGTATGATTTCTATTGatgttttctttgtaattttgaatgCGTACTAGGtgcaactgaaaaatattttgcatttatttattaactctttgcactggagaggcgATTCACAGTCTCCATTTTGATTCGATATTACAGAATCATCGGGTTGATGTAAAGGTTTTGATGCTTTTagctttagatttatttagtagCTTAATTGTTCGCTGGTAAAatcaaaactaagtaaaaacaaagaagaaagtgTCCTTGTATACACTATAATAGTTTGATAACAGATGTTATCTGtttctaaaaaaattttttttgttacaaaCAAGAACGTCAAACTTTTTGCATCGATCCAATATAAAGTTtggtattcaatattaaaattcatataatatagttacacatgaaacgttgaaatagaATAGTTCCATTCCTTGATCcgtatattacttatatttatgttagttgtaaaatatatcattaatgTTTCGTTAGAAAATGATCTAGCAAACAAACTTTCAGGTGCAAAGAGTTGATATTGCGAATACAATAAGCGCACTATTGTTCATATGCGACTctcattattttgattttaatttttgcGCGTTGCGTTGTGTTTTGCGCAATGCGacgtattttgtattattataacgAACATTGTTGGTATAGagttgtttttattgttttatcgttGATAACAAATGTATTtccttaaatattaattgaaagatTAACTTGAAATTATGTGAAATACTATAATTGGATTAACTCGAGCAACCTTAAAATATGGTAgccataaataatttatatgtgtAAGTGGACAGCACATTAGTTCTAAAACAACATGGTAGTATATCGGAAATTATTCTCAAACGTTGTTTCCAAGTTATGACAGACGTACTCACGAGTATCAGGTTTACTGGATTTACACATTGTTTCGATCTTAGTCATTCTATTTTTACTGTTTGACCTATTTACCTTTCAGTTGTATGATTTGATGAACTTTATATAACCGGAAAGAAGATTTCTAAGAAATGAATGTAGTAGCGAAAAGTAATTGTTATGACGATTTTTATATCTCGGAGTTGTTTTTAAAAGATTTATCTTTATAACGAAAAAGTAAAGTATAtacaagtattttataaataacgttTTATGAAGTATTAAAGACTTCTCAATGCTTGTTATTTAATTCAATGGACGCATTTCTTTGTCATTAAGTATCATTGAAGGACCGTGTGAAATCCACTACATGAAATAGTGCCTACCCACGCAGGGTTTGTAACACTCACGGTCGCGATTCACTTTTCGCAGATTTCCTAATAATAGGCCGGTATATACATGCGTTGAATATCATTAGACCCGCGGTTTAGTTCTTCACCAGTTTCTGAAAAGACTAGATCTCGCGGATCGTAAACGTTTCTTaacatagaaataattttgGATAAAACGAATGGACTTGTAAACAAAGTGCGATTTTTATTTGTACTCTGTTGGATTCAATTTGGTATGGGGACAATTATTTCAGTTgactattattttaatatcaactATTTTTTTGTATGAATTcactaaacaaaaataataaaaagtagatTAATTGTACTTACAttacttcaatttttatcttaaGTATATAGTTACTGAAGTAAGTAACATTGGCATTACAAAGAaaacacaaatttatttctattacataTGCTTGCAACATAATGATCTAATGGCTGTGGATGTTAATGcaactatttatacactcattctatatttaatatacatttcataAATGTGAACTTTCTGGAATATGTACCTTGCTATTAGTAGCAGTTTtatattaaagttattattgaaattttgtaataaaataataatgtagttCACTGTTAAATCTTATAAGCTGTAAAATcaagttttgttttttttttgcatgaattttttaacactttacaatattaacattttataagatgtaaatgaatttaatatattactattcAATGAATGATCTTAATGATTTTCCTATATTGTTTACATCATTTGTCACATATTAAtccattaaatatatattacattaaaggTTGCGACTCCAGCGATAAAGAAGATCACTTAGAAGAATTAGTTAATCGATTGGAAAACGTTACCAAACGATTAGAAAAAGTGCGAGGACATTCTGTAGCTGAAACTCAAGACACTGCTGTCCAAACAAGTACACCATCACCAAGGAGGTCTAAGCCAGTTGAAAACGGTACATCAGTACAGTCTGCCTCACCTGTTCAGTTACCTCATAAATCAGTATCAGATAAAACTGTAAGCATGTCAGTCTCAGGCTATGAAGATTTATTGGCTGGACCCGTAAGAGAATATTTGCAATTAAGTGATAAAATTGGTGGCGATGTAGCCGTCCATAGTAAGCTTGTAGAAAAGGCATTTCAGTAAGTATTTTACTACAATACTACTTtagacattaaataattttatgcgaattacataacatttttgttcttttcttatAGAATTCAACTTGCATTTATTCAAACTGCAGCAAGTCGGCCAGCTCCAACGAATCAGTCAGAACAGATTGCTCTACTTGCACCCACCTCTACACAAATTCAACAAATTCAAGATTTTCGAGAGAAAAATAGAGGGTCTcaattctttaatcatttatcaGCAATTAGTGAAAGTATTCCAGCTTTGGGATGGGTTGCTGTATCACCTACACCAGCACCTtatgtaaaagaaatgaatgatgcaggacaattttattctaatcgTGTCTTGAAAGATTGGAAAGAAAAgtaagttttttttatatataatttcacgataataaaaaaataagagtgtttttatagttatttttgtaaaatctaatttatatttttgaaaaattcatgtaTTGATACAGAGTTCATTTAGTTCTTTATATCTGCAGAGATAAAGTGCACGCAGAATGGTGCAAGGCTTGGGTACAAACACTAAGTGATCTTCAACAATATGTACGTCAACATCACACAACAGGATTGGTCTGGGCAAAAACTGGCTCTGCACCGGCAGGCATACCACCACCTCCACCACCATGCATGCCTATTGGAGATGTGGCACCCATCAATATTGCTGATGATAGAAGTGCTCTTTTCGCAGAAATTAATCAAGGCGAAGCTATTACGAAAAGTAAATATAGCTTGGACGTGGAATATCAATACTTTAgttacttaaaataattaataaattaacgttTTGCTTAACAGATTTAAAGAAAGTAACTTCTGAAATGCAGACACATAAAAACCCTTCACTAAGAACTGGTCCAGCACCATTTAAAGCGCCAATAGTCGATAATGCTATACCGTCGAAAACAGTACCACCTGCAAGTGCACCAATTGACAAACCACCAGTATTTACTAAAGATGGAAAGAAATGGCTTATAGTAAGTATTATTATCTACAATATAATGAAATcagttttttcagttttttactcTTTTTGTTCGAAACTATATTTTGCTTTTCGTTACAGGAATACCACAAAGGAAATAAAGATTTGCTCGTTGAAAATGTAGAGATGAATAACGTCATCTATATGTTCCGTTGTCAAGATTGTACCTTAGTTATTAAAGGCAAAGTAAATTCCATTGTGATGGATTCATGTCGCAAATCATCTATTGTTTTTGACTCAGTTGTATCGAGTATCGAATTTGTCAACTGCCAAAGTGCCCAAATGCAggtaagattttttaaatattattacttacatAAAATTGACTTCtatatttttgttgaaattataaaaaatacatttatttccaaATGTGTTCATATATACACAACATAATTACATAGAGTTCCATCttatcagtgtaaaataaaagtacaacatataaaaaaactatGCCTGGGGTCATTCTTTACGAATTTTATGAATACAGACATTAAGTAATATTTGTAATCGATAATCAGTTGGAGATTTGACGTTCAGATACAAGTTTCTTGCATACATTTTGTAATTCATGTAAATGTGCCAAATTTGGTTCCTGATGAAGAATTTCAAGTAATGCTACATATTCATCGTTGTTCAATTCTTTAGGTGTTCcgcatatttgaaatttatttaatgcacTTTCTGAtgttcttgaaatattttctaaatccGTGATAGACGTGCTTGTATCAGTAACTGATGGCTTAGCAGTAACatcaatttctttttgttctACAGATAGAAAAcacaaatgttttaatttatcgCTTGATAAACTATTCGTTAGCGATGCACTGTTTGCTTTAGAAGCAGTCAAATCAGTagatatattttgatttaactCATTACCATTTATAACAGAAGAAACAATAGTTACAATTTTGTGCATGGCGCTTTGTTTCTTTTCAATTGAATCTGTTGCAaggttttcatttttcttatcgAATTTGTTgtcaaaagtttctttttgtaTATTCATCTCtctgtttttaatatattctaaaaatttGTTGGGATCTACTATCTTTGTTGTGTTATGATCATATTTTGTGAATATATTAACATAGATTACCATTTGTTCTTGTGCAGTAATATTACTATCAGTATTTGCAATTGTATTATCTATCGCACACGATGATGGTATATCATCTGGatttttaatgcaattatttatttcttttaaatgctGATTATTAACTTTCAATGTGCCTTCTACTTTTAAACTTTCTTCTGTTGCATAATGACTTTTACTGGATAAGTTGTCTCTCCAAAGCATAGTCATTGTTAATGGACTCCTCGCTGGACTTCTAGATCTAGTTACATTTTCTGTTTTTCGAGCTGCTTCCAATCTGCTTTTTAAAACCGGTATGCACGATCGTGAAGAAGTTTTTGGTGTTGGtattaattgttttgtataaCTTTTTAACTGCAATTTAGTGTCATTTCGTTGTATAAAATCTGCTGTATTACTTGGAAATTCATAAGATTGTgatgatatatattttgatgATCCATACTTTGATGATCCATTTGATCCAAAACTTATTTGTGATCGAGATCTCTTTAAACCTAACTTAACGTTGTGGTCGATATTATGTCTACGTTCAATAGATAAATCTCTAAATTTTGTTTGGATTGATGGTGTATTATAATCTGTTCTAGTATGAACGGTATTCGCCGAATCAGATTTTAAACTTTTCAAACTCTGCAAAGCAActgatttttttaatgtttcaaactttgaaatctcgtaactttttgattttatttttgtatttgttcTTTGCAATGTTATATTTTCGTTTAGATCCCTTGGAGAAACTTGACACGAAGATGTACCCGATAAAATTGCAGTTTGGtctgtaattatttttgtttcatttacatGTGAATTTAATTGTTCTTTATCACTAGGACTCATACTTGTTGGtagtgaaatttgattattcatattattgtaTGGTATTGAAGTTTGGTTTTCTAAAGTTATTTCATCTTTTATTGTTGCTTCTATGTTGTTTATTGTTGacgcattaatattttttatatgattttcagAAACGGTtacgttatttttattactttctctATCGAAGTCTAATAATTTTGTTGTCTCATCATCattgttaattgtaattttcacaTAGGACTTTGCGATCTTTGTTTCTGCTAGGTTGACCATTTTATGGTCATTtgatttggaaataaataacaaatcagTATTTCTAGTATCCTTTAAATCTTGTTCATGGTAGTCTAATTTTGTGTTAGTTTGTTGTGCCTTTAAAGTTGAATATACACAGTCTTTCGTGTGTTTcggatttgaattatttaatttcgtagTAGAACTTGAAGCTTCATCTGTGAAATACACACTACTCTGTGGGGAAATGAGGTTGGAATAAGATTTATAGAGGTCTGcctcattaattatttctttattatccaGATTAACAACTGAATTTTGCGCTACTGAACTATTTTTTCCATCTTCAACATAGCGAACTTGTGGTGCTTTGCGCCTTTCTGTTGAAGACAACTCTTCCTTGCATGTTGGTCCTTGTTCATCACAATTTTCTACTTCGACGAAATCGCATTTTTGAATAGTTATGGTATTAGTTGAAATCGTTTGTTCGTTTTTTACGTTAACATAATCATCGCTATAATCATTCTTGACAGTTGAccagtttaaatttaattcttcatCTGCTGATTTGTTAGCCAATTCTGTTATAGAAGATTGTTCTGGAATATTAGAATTGTTTGAGTAATTTATACTACATGAATCCTGTAAGTTTGTCTCAATTGAGTTTTCTTTACTTTCAGAGATTGATAATTCATACATTGTACCTGCATCATCTATCAGTGTATGAAATTCTGTTGTTTCTTCAGCATTTTCTGTTGCTATTATTTGTTCTATTAATGAGCACGTGCCAGGATGCCTCTTTAAACTCAAATTTGGACTagatatcaaattttcattgtCTTCGATATATTTCTTATCCTCTAATACAtttaagtttttatttaacaaGTCATCTACGATTTTACAATGGTCCACAGAATCTGAATCCAAAAGATTACAGCcttcatttttgtttaaatttaaattctgttCATCTATGAAAGAGTCATTTAAGTTTTCTGAAAATAGCTCCATGCTGCTATTATTATGAGTTACGAGCTCATTCATATTGCTGATACATAAGAAATTTGATTTAGGTTTCTCTTCGGTATGTACATTTCTCAAGTAGTTTGTAAATTCTATTTCCTTAAGTTTCTCGTCAGATTTATTTGAAGTATTACTTTCATGCTTTATATGTAAATTACATGAAACACTTTCTGTAGACTTAGTTTCATGTACGCTCTTGTATTTTGATAaagataattcattaatattagcTTTATCATTTTCCTGTATTATGTTACTGAGACTAAAATATTCAGAACCCGAAGCAAGATTTTGGTTAGAATCAGTGCCATCTCTGCGTGTGTCCTGATtcataatttgatttttatgtatGAAGTCTCTTACGTTTTCGCTAAATCCTGAAGAATTAGGTAATTGTTTTCCatgttttatattgaaaaacatATAAGTTCGACTACTTCTTTCAGTCGAGCTACTAACAGATTGTTCCTCTGTTATGATATCTAATAGTTTAGTCtgaagattattattaatgtaagaGCATTTACTATATTCTGATATACATTTGTTACTTATATTTTCTCTCTTCTCGTCATTGTAACATGTCTTTTCTAGTTCTACACGTGTTAATAATGCTCTTTTGATTTGCAATGCTTCTTGAAGCAACAATGCTGTGGATTTATCATCTGATTCACTCTCTTTGGATATTTCTGTGCGACTTGAGGTTGGTGATGTTATCAAATCTTCATCAGTTTCCATTGGGACGATCTGTCCTTCTGAGTAACTAAATGGTTTTGTTTCATTTGGTATTACATAATTATCCTTCGCGATTGTTTCTGTACTGCTGTTCTTATCATCGACAAAGTCAGatgaaatagtataatatactcTTTCTGGAATTTTGTTCGATTTCTGATTACTCAATAAATACATTTGATTTTCTGTTTGTTTAGGAAGCGAAGAATAAagatcatttaaattatttgtataatatgtgCTAACTACGTGTGAATAACTTTGAATAGATATATCAGAACTCCTGCCTGTTTCATCACTGTCATATTGTTCAGAACTGATGTAGACAGTTTTGTGTATATCATTGAAACCTTTTCTAGTGGCAGTGTTGAAACCTACTCTATTTTTTCCCTTCTTGTCCCGAGCATTAGCTTCTGTTTTAATCGAGATAGTCTTATCCATGACATTTTGATAAATGTTGTTTAGTTTATTACCACTGTCCTGTGATTTGTCTTTTACTCTTGCTTCTGAATTTTGTATCTCGTACGTTCGTATTACATTATGTAAACTTTCCAGCTTCTTTTTTACTTGATACAAAGTTTCCTGAGACGTTTCTATATACTTCTGACGTTCACACAATTGCGGAATAAATGTGTGCGATGATTGCTGAGGAAACATTTCGTTACAAAATgttatattcattttcgaagGTACTAAACGTTTGTCAGTTAGCTTTATAATCGGGCAAACTGCATTCGATATatctaaacaattttctttgttttgtttcctTGGTACTTTTGCTTTCAtatcttttttttgtttcatcGTTATTTTATTTGTGTCCACTGAGTTTTCTCTTGACTTTTCACTTACACTAGGTGTATCCTTTTGTTGGATATATTTCTGCTGCTGCAATATAATGTACATAACTCATTGTAGGTTTAGGATCTCATTAAATGCTAGCAGAATGGGCTTTTTAGGTTTCGTTGGTAtggaaagaataataaattgtagCTTTGAACTGATATGATGTATCTGTTTACAATGACATTATAATCATATTACATATTGCACAATAGTTATCTAATATCTACACGACTGAATTACTTAGCTGtacatttttatctatttacagtttcgtataaatgaaaaaaaagtatataatagaCATTTTCAcaagaattcattttttaaatactatttttaatttacttgaactattaaaatatagtttatcCCAGTTTTGTACTTTTTGTACAATAAACAcgtaaatctaaataaaaatccatggTCCATTAATCATCATGAAAAGCGAACTGCGAACGTTTAATGAGTCTTTCAGTATATCCTTTCAGTTTACCTGCACATCCGACCAGCAATTATTAACCGAAGATTCGTTGCTGATTTCTTGAGAACTGCAGACCAACCCAAGGTTTTTGTTGCTTTCGTGTAATTCTTGCAAAAATTGTTTGCATTCGTCCATACTCCTCGTGTATTTCTTGAATGGCTCCATCATTTTTTCAGCTTTGAGAAGTTTCGCTTTATGACCTAGCCTGCTCGTTGATCTACTGTTTCCTTTTTGCTGGGGGAGCGGATGTGAGGACACATTTTTGTTCTGCACTTCAAAATTCTCGCTTTTGGACGCCTTGCGTCGTCTTCGATTGCCCACCCTCTTAAACACAGGATTCATCCTGCAAGCACAAAAGCTTTAGGGTACAAATAATGTGTATGATAATTATTTGGAATTGAAAATAGTAGTGGTCTCTTTACTGCATGCAATTTGAAACGTTTGGAATCTGTACGATTGACTTTAGAACTACAAAAGCGAAGCAGGTATGCGAGTCTATACTGTAATTGTACTTTAAGGATCTGTCGCTGTCGCTTTTCGAAGATCTGTTGATGGGTTCTAGGGGTAAAACTTCACGCCTTGGACAGCGATAAAAGGAATTCTTCTTTGCGTCGAATAGCTCTGTTAGATGATGCTCAGAGGGATGATGCTTGCCTTTTGAATATGAAATGAACGATTCGTCTCTTCCGGGTCTGAAAGAAGTAATATAAATAGTACAAggcgttttaaaattacaattcttataaGTTTAGTGAGTAATTTGAAGGTTTGTAAGAGGAATCCAGTCCTCCAATCCAATCCAGTCCAAATCAAAAGTCTAGAGGAATCAAATTATGTCGATATTCAAAAGTGAGATCAAATTAACTTGACAATTAATGTGAGTTGTTAAAGATCAAAAAGATCTCGATACCTTAATAGCACTTGTTTGATCCAATCAGCGCGGTCGTTGGCGTTTGATAATGTTAGTCGAAGATTTTGCAGGTGCTTCCTGAACTTCGGTTTTTGAATTTCGTGGGGCATAGGCCACGAGCCGTACTGCATTTTATACGTCAGTATGTTCACTTTTAGTTCGAGGTCTTCTATTTTGTACCCGACTTTGTTAAGGATTTCCTTGTCCTTCAGGACGTTGTTTAACCGTTTCCCTTTAGATTGTATTACACGGAATAATAAGGTACAGACGAGGAATGTACAAAGAACCTTCGAACAacgataaattttattaataaacaaattgtgCTCGTTGATGCAGATTAATATTTTCAGAGAATAATTTGTAATGATAACtatttatcagaaaatgttcatgTTAATTATTAGATCTTATTATtcctgaaattaatttaaaccttgcaattttgaaaaatccaacaacAAAACTACCCAAGTTAAATGCATTTTTTAAGGTAATCAAATTTGGTTATGGAATTATAGCTTTATAATAAAAGGTCaatagttttacatttaaaaGAGAAGTTTGTTAAATCTGCtcataattctaatatttttcatcaATCTGTTAATTGGTTGGATTTTACGTTTACGAAGAATTTAGATAAAAGGGTCATTAGACAaacaaataagaagaaaaagaataattgaaaaataagtaaattgttttctttgtttaataGACGATTAAAACGTTCTGTGTGTTGGAAATATTTGGTCTATCTTTTGAATATTTGCAATTTTACAGACGACGTTTGATCATCACTTTCAGGATGAACAAGAATCATTAACGTGATGTTTGTTTTCACTAAACAGATGAAGATAACGTTTAATGCCTGCAGAACTAGTTTTTCGGTCAAATAATCGAGGACGTCAGTTACAATCTCGCTCCAAATGTAATTTGCGATTGCTTTTGGACATTCTTTCCAGTCGACTTCGCAGATCATATGCACCGGTTCGAGATTTCCGCCTGTGTAAATCACAAATACAGGCCGATACGAATGAGAGGAATTGGTTAACgagtttaaaatttgaaattaacacGCTTAGGCTaagttttaaacaaaaaataagtaaaatagaaaataaataaataaattgtggaTATGGTAACGATAAGTTAAGCCTCACCGAAATGCCACTGCATTCTGTCTGAAGACGGGTTGGTCGGGACCATAGGTGTTATAGAATCCCTGGCTCGTGCCTGTTGTTATTATTTTGGAGCTGTACCGCGTGAAACATGAAAAATCATCAAAAACCGTGATCTGCAGTTGTTTATCGATAGAAAACGAGATTCTTTTATAGGGTGGTCTAAAAGAAGGATACATtgcattgtaataaatattaatgttcttAGTCAAGTGATTAATTTTGTGTATATATGatcttgattttgaaaatgttttcatatttgCTGTGATATTTACACAGTTATTATCAGTGAAGAAAATAAACAAGTGTTCTATTTTTAGCGAGTGAAAAGAAAATCCtgtttatgatatttatatatattataacagcTATACGTAATTAATTTTGGTTCCTTTTTCTTGTTTAATAACAGGTACTAGGAAAGGTACCCACCATCTCCATCGACAAGACCGATGGTTGCCAGATGTATTTGAGCTCGGAGTCGATGGACGTCGAATTAATCAGCAGCAAGTCCAGTGAGATGAATGTTATGGTGCCGAAAGGGAACGGAGATTACGTAAGTTTATTgccataataaattattcgattaaacGGAAAATAATCTAGtgaatttatatctttttttacCATTTCAGGCTGAGTATCCTGTACCAGAGCAATTCAAGACCACGGTCAGTCCGAAGGGTCTCAACACGATCGCAGTCGACTCACTGGGCTAAAGCTGCCAACAATTTAACCATTTATAGCCTAAACTAACTATCCGATTAAGAATACGGTTCATTAGAGGTATCATCTTCAGAGGATTCAtcgatttcttatttattgcttcttcaattaatttaagaCATCGGGAGAGGGGCGATGAAGTAGAATGGATTAGTTTCATCCGCGCAACTAGATCCCGTGATCTCTCAGAGAACACGGTACTCGATTAGAACAATTCACTGAACAACATTACGGTCCCATCTCGTTCGATGTAACTGTGCATTTCGTGGAGATCATCGACTCCCGGTTCAGGctaaaattaaaaagataaaaaaaattaatagtaataaataaaaaatgattgcaCGATCAAACGATTACGCTCACGGAATTTAAATTACGCGGGTATTCGCGACatgatattttgtaatataggATTAATTAGATCTCTAGTGGTTGTGATTTGTTGATACATATAGATTGAATCGGCATCCTCCACGAAACCGTTCGTTTGCACGTTTGGTGCTGAGATAAGGAGACAGACTGTAGGTTGGATTAGTAATATAGGTATGGACAAAAGTTTTGCTACCTTCGGACcgcaattttatacatttacacaattttttaataatcgaacTTTTGCCCAAACCGGTCGTCAAGATGACTCGCCAAGGAATTGCCACTTGACATTTCTTTCTTTAACGGGCGATCAAAGCGAGTATTGCCCGGGCGCACTGAATAAGGAAAAGAATAGAATTGGGAAGCATTTTGGAGCCACTTCTGAAACGTTTAGGAATGTCATATCAATAGTTGGATATGTTACCTCTAGACTTTTGCAGCAGGGTGCGTTCATCACGGTTTAGTCATCGGTTTCATCAAAATTGTATCCTTATGTCCTAAATTTTAAGGGTACATTGATTTTTTGTTCAGGAGTCTTCCGATTTTACAGGTATTCGTGATGTGTGTAAATAGagtaatatcgaattttatttacGATCAAGGTAAGCGCCAACATTAGTTAGCTGGTCAAGGCCAGGCATTTCGTCTAGAGTTGTTTTAAGGAAAGTTATTGAtctttgaaatttcatatttctaccAAGTTGATGAGAAATCAGTTACTTCTTGAAATCATTACATAAAAGTATGTAGATAAAGAATTAGAACGATGAGATTGGGCCATGATTGTGGATGTTTCGATAACCTTGGCCAGCCAACTAGCTTGTCACTTACTGAAACGTTTGTTCAATCCGAGAATGTTTGGAATTTTCGGTATGCACATCGGATTATGTGTGTGAAATGATCAAAATGATTGTGCAAAAGTCTTGATGGTCCACCTGTTATGAAGAAGGGTATCGTGAACAATAGGGGATGTTGTGAACCTGATATTGAACATCAAAAGCGTGCTGTTTGAACGTGACATAAATTACATTGTGATTTTTACCACTTGGTATATT belongs to Nomia melanderi isolate GNS246 chromosome 12, iyNomMela1, whole genome shotgun sequence and includes:
- the LOC143175141 gene encoding uncharacterized protein LOC143175141 — its product is MQWHFGGNLEPVHMICEVDWKECPKAIANYIWSEIVTDVLDYLTEKLVLQALNVIFICLVKTNITLMILVHPESDDQTSSVLCTFLVCTLLFRVIQSKGKRLNNVLKDKEILNKVGYKIEDLELKVNILTYKMQYGSWPMPHEIQKPKFRKHLQNLRLTLSNANDRADWIKQVLLRPGRDESFISYSKGKHHPSEHHLTELFDAKKNSFYRCPRREVLPLEPINRSSKSDSDRSLKMNPVFKRVGNRRRRKASKSENFEVQNKNVSSHPLPQQKGNSRSTSRLGHKAKLLKAEKMMEPFKKYTRSMDECKQFLQELHESNKNLGLVCSSQEISNESSVNNCWSDVQQQKYIQQKDTPSVSEKSRENSVDTNKITMKQKKDMKAKVPRKQNKENCLDISNAVCPIIKLTDKRLVPSKMNITFCNEMFPQQSSHTFIPQLCERQKYIETSQETLYQVKKKLESLHNVIRTYEIQNSEARVKDKSQDSGNKLNNIYQNVMDKTISIKTEANARDKKGKNRVGFNTATRKGFNDIHKTVYISSEQYDSDETGRSSDISIQSYSHVVSTYYTNNLNDLYSSLPKQTENQMYLLSNQKSNKIPERVYYTISSDFVDDKNSSTETIAKDNYVIPNETKPFSYSEGQIVPMETDEDLITSPTSSRTEISKESESDDKSTALLLQEALQIKRALLTRVELEKTCYNDEKRENISNKCISEYSKCSYINNNLQTKLLDIITEEQSVSSSTERSSRTYMFFNIKHGKQLPNSSGFSENVRDFIHKNQIMNQDTRRDGTDSNQNLASGSEYFSLSNIIQENDKANINELSLSKYKSVHETKSTESVSCNLHIKHESNTSNKSDEKLKEIEFTNYLRNVHTEEKPKSNFLCISNMNELVTHNNSSMELFSENLNDSFIDEQNLNLNKNEGCNLLDSDSVDHCKIVDDLLNKNLNVLEDKKYIEDNENLISSPNLSLKRHPGTCSLIEQIIATENAEETTEFHTLIDDAGTMYELSISESKENSIETNLQDSCSINYSNNSNIPEQSSITELANKSADEELNLNWSTVKNDYSDDYVNVKNEQTISTNTITIQKCDFVEVENCDEQGPTCKEELSSTERRKAPQVRYVEDGKNSSVAQNSVVNLDNKEIINEADLYKSYSNLISPQSSVYFTDEASSSTTKLNNSNPKHTKDCVYSTLKAQQTNTKLDYHEQDLKDTRNTDLLFISKSNDHKMVNLAETKIAKSYVKITINNDDETTKLLDFDRESNKNNVTVSENHIKNINASTINNIEATIKDEITLENQTSIPYNNMNNQISLPTSMSPSDKEQLNSHVNETKIITDQTAILSGTSSCQVSPRDLNENITLQRTNTKIKSKSYEISKFETLKKSVALQSLKSLKSDSANTVHTRTDYNTPSIQTKFRDLSIERRHNIDHNVKLGLKRSRSQISFGSNGSSKYGSSKYISSQSYEFPSNTADFIQRNDTKLQLKSYTKQLIPTPKTSSRSCIPVLKSRLEAARKTENVTRSRSPARSPLTMTMLWRDNLSSKSHYATEESLKVEGTLKVNNQHLKEINNCIKNPDDIPSSCAIDNTIANTDSNITAQEQMVIYVNIFTKYDHNTTKIVDPNKFLEYIKNREMNIQKETFDNKFDKKNENLATDSIEKKQSAMHKIVTIVSSVINGNELNQNISTDLTASKANSASLTNSLSSDKLKHLCFLSVEQKEIDVTAKPSVTDTSTSITDLENISRTSESALNKFQICGTPKELNNDEYVALLEILHQEPNLAHLHELQNVCKKLVSERQISN